In Bifidobacterium sp. ESL0775, the following are encoded in one genomic region:
- a CDS encoding L-serine ammonia-lyase, producing MFSILDMFKVGVGPSSSHTVGPMVAASNFVASLNERDLLGRVSRVRSTLYGSLSMTGLGHGTDRAIVAGLEGNVPATVNTEHLLNIKQECENTGTLDLDGKHRIKFDYDKDVVFEKWKMLAAHPNGMRFEAFDDHGEKVDEQVWYSIGGGFVRKGHPDDLMIGIHEKAPKGSTFAEEETVDSSNDFPPEAPYPFASANELLDICKREGKSVSEVVWANETATRSPQEIKEALLNVWRHMDDCVKNGCMSAQTILPGGLDVPRRAPKIYRELSGNADILSHNVRRPAAVLESSECTWVDLFALAVNEENAGGGRIVTAPTNGSAGVIPAVLEYYWHFAGSADEDGVIRFLLAAGAVGYLFKRNASISGAEVGCQGEVGSAASMAAAGLCEVMQGTPRQVENAAEVAMEHHLGLTCDPVSGLVQIPCIERNAMAANTAVNAVRMALLGNGQHMVSLDQVIKTMKDTGADMMSKYKETSEGGLAVNVVEC from the coding sequence GCCGCGTCTCCCGTGTGCGCAGCACCCTGTACGGCTCACTGTCCATGACCGGCCTGGGCCATGGCACCGACAGGGCGATTGTCGCGGGTTTGGAAGGCAATGTGCCGGCCACGGTCAACACCGAGCACCTGCTCAACATCAAACAGGAATGCGAGAACACCGGGACGCTCGACCTCGATGGCAAGCACAGGATCAAGTTCGATTACGACAAGGACGTTGTCTTCGAAAAATGGAAGATGCTGGCGGCGCATCCCAACGGCATGCGTTTCGAGGCGTTCGACGACCACGGCGAAAAGGTCGACGAGCAGGTCTGGTATTCCATCGGCGGCGGGTTCGTGCGCAAGGGCCATCCTGACGACCTGATGATCGGCATCCATGAGAAGGCGCCGAAAGGCTCGACCTTCGCCGAGGAGGAGACGGTCGACAGCAGCAACGATTTTCCGCCCGAGGCGCCATATCCCTTCGCCAGCGCCAATGAGCTGCTTGACATCTGCAAGCGCGAGGGCAAAAGCGTCTCCGAGGTCGTCTGGGCCAACGAAACCGCCACGCGTTCGCCGCAGGAGATCAAGGAGGCGCTGCTCAACGTCTGGCGCCACATGGACGACTGCGTCAAGAACGGCTGCATGAGCGCGCAGACGATACTGCCTGGCGGCCTTGATGTGCCGCGCCGCGCGCCCAAGATATACCGTGAGCTTTCCGGCAACGCCGACATCCTCTCGCATAACGTCCGTCGGCCCGCGGCCGTGCTCGAATCCTCGGAATGCACCTGGGTCGACCTTTTCGCGCTGGCGGTCAACGAGGAGAACGCAGGGGGAGGCCGCATCGTCACCGCTCCCACCAACGGCTCCGCCGGCGTCATCCCCGCCGTGCTCGAATACTATTGGCATTTCGCCGGTTCCGCCGACGAGGATGGCGTGATCCGCTTCCTGCTGGCGGCCGGTGCCGTCGGCTATCTCTTCAAGCGCAACGCCTCGATCTCCGGCGCGGAGGTCGGATGCCAGGGCGAGGTCGGTTCCGCGGCCTCGATGGCGGCCGCAGGGTTGTGCGAGGTCATGCAGGGCACGCCACGCCAGGTTGAGAACGCGGCCGAGGTGGCCATGGAGCACCATCTGGGCCTGACCTGCGATCCGGTGTCCGGGCTTGTCCAGATACCCTGCATCGAGCGCAACGCCATGGCCGCCAACACTGCCGTCAACGCGGTGCGCATGGCCCTGTTGGGCAACGGCCAGCACATGGTCAGCCTCGACCAGGTCATCAAGACCATGAAGGACACCGGCGCCGACATGATGTCGAAATACAAGGAGACCTCGGAAGGTGGGCTGGCGGTCAACGTCGTGGAATGCTGA
- a CDS encoding FKBP-type peptidyl-prolyl cis-trans isomerase gives MATNMPEVNAEFGARPVIEFPDTPAPAGLKAVELVEGNGPMVRSGDTVTVNYHGVVWGKDEPFDSSFDRHQPASFGIGVGQVIKGWDRTVPGHNVGSRLVVSIPPEYGYGRQGMPQAGIGGDDTLVFVVDIISTR, from the coding sequence ATGGCTACGAACATGCCCGAGGTGAACGCCGAATTCGGCGCCCGACCGGTGATCGAATTCCCGGATACCCCGGCCCCGGCGGGACTCAAGGCCGTCGAGCTCGTCGAAGGCAACGGCCCGATGGTCCGCTCCGGCGACACGGTCACCGTCAACTACCACGGTGTGGTATGGGGCAAGGACGAACCCTTCGATTCGAGTTTCGACCGCCACCAGCCCGCCAGTTTCGGCATTGGCGTCGGTCAGGTCATCAAGGGTTGGGACCGCACGGTTCCCGGGCACAATGTCGGCTCCCGCCTGGTGGTCTCGATTCCGCCGGAATACGGCTATGGCCGGCAGGGGATGCCGCAGGCCGGCATCGGCGGTGATGACACGCTGGTGTTTGTGGTCGACATCATCTCGACGCGCTGA